The Arthrobacter sp. NicSoilC5 genome has a window encoding:
- the fusA gene encoding elongation factor G: protein MAQDVLTDLSKVRNIGIMAHIDAGKTTTTERILFYTGVNHKIGETHDGASTTDWMEQEKERGITITSAAVTCFWENNQINIIDTPGHVDFTVEVERSLRVLDGAVAVFDGKEGVEPQSETVWRQADKYNVPRICFVNKMDKLGADFYFTVDTIISRLGAKPLVMQLPIGAENDFIGVVDLLYMRALVWPGDAKGDVTMGAKYEIREIPADLQEKAEEYRANLVETVAESSEELMEKYLEGEEISIDELKAGIRKMTINSELYPIFCGSAFKNRGVQPMLDAVVDYLPNPLDVPPMVGHDPRDEEKELTRKPSADEPFSALAFKIAAHPFFGQLTFIRVYSGHVEAGAQVVNSTKGKKERIGKLFQMHANKEMPVEGATAGHIYAAIGLKDTTTGDTLCDASNQIVLESMSFPEPVISVAIEPNTKGDQEKLSTAIQKLSAEDPTFQVSLNEDTGQTIIAGMGELHLDILVDRMRREFKVEANVGKPQVAYRETIKRAVERHDYTHKKQTGGSGQFAKIQIAIEPLDTAEGELYEFENKVTGGRVPREYIPSVDAGIQDALNDGVLAGYPVVGIKATLIDGAYHDVDSSEMAFKIAGRMAFKEAARKANPVLLEPLMDVEVRTPEEYMGEVIGDLNSRRGQMQSMEDAQGVKVIRAHVPLSGMFGYIGDLRSKTQGRAVYSMTFNSYAEVPKAVADEIIQKSRGE, encoded by the coding sequence GTGGCACAGGACGTGCTTACCGACCTTAGTAAGGTCCGCAACATCGGCATCATGGCCCACATCGATGCCGGCAAGACCACCACCACCGAGCGCATCCTGTTCTACACGGGTGTGAACCACAAGATCGGCGAAACGCACGACGGCGCTTCGACCACCGACTGGATGGAACAGGAAAAGGAACGCGGCATCACCATCACGTCTGCCGCCGTGACCTGCTTCTGGGAAAACAACCAGATCAACATCATCGACACCCCCGGCCACGTGGACTTCACGGTTGAGGTGGAGCGCTCCCTGCGCGTCCTCGACGGTGCAGTTGCCGTCTTCGATGGCAAGGAAGGCGTTGAGCCGCAGTCCGAGACTGTTTGGCGCCAGGCGGACAAGTACAACGTTCCGCGTATCTGCTTCGTCAACAAGATGGACAAGCTCGGTGCTGACTTCTACTTCACCGTAGACACCATCATCAGCCGCCTCGGTGCCAAGCCGCTGGTCATGCAGCTGCCCATCGGTGCCGAGAACGACTTCATCGGCGTCGTGGACCTGCTCTACATGCGTGCACTGGTGTGGCCCGGCGACGCCAAGGGCGACGTGACCATGGGTGCCAAGTACGAGATCCGCGAGATCCCCGCTGACCTCCAGGAAAAGGCTGAGGAGTACCGCGCGAACCTCGTTGAGACCGTCGCCGAGTCCTCCGAGGAACTCATGGAGAAGTACCTCGAGGGTGAAGAGATCTCGATCGACGAGCTCAAGGCCGGCATCCGCAAGATGACGATCAACTCCGAGCTCTACCCGATCTTCTGCGGCTCCGCGTTCAAGAACCGCGGCGTTCAGCCCATGCTCGACGCGGTTGTGGACTACCTGCCGAACCCGCTCGACGTCCCCCCGATGGTCGGCCACGACCCCCGCGACGAAGAGAAGGAACTGACCCGCAAGCCTTCCGCTGACGAGCCGTTCTCGGCCCTGGCGTTCAAGATTGCGGCCCACCCCTTCTTCGGCCAGCTCACCTTCATCCGCGTGTACTCCGGTCACGTGGAAGCAGGCGCCCAGGTGGTCAACTCCACCAAGGGCAAGAAGGAGCGCATCGGCAAGCTGTTCCAGATGCACGCCAACAAGGAAATGCCCGTTGAGGGCGCTACCGCCGGCCACATCTACGCAGCCATCGGCCTGAAGGACACCACCACCGGTGACACCCTGTGCGATGCCAGCAACCAGATTGTGCTCGAGTCCATGAGCTTCCCGGAGCCCGTGATCTCGGTTGCCATCGAGCCGAACACCAAGGGTGACCAGGAGAAGCTGTCCACGGCCATCCAGAAGCTCTCCGCTGAGGACCCCACCTTCCAGGTGTCCCTCAACGAAGACACCGGCCAGACCATCATCGCCGGCATGGGCGAGCTCCACCTGGACATCCTGGTGGACCGCATGCGCCGCGAGTTCAAGGTCGAGGCCAACGTGGGCAAGCCCCAGGTTGCTTACCGCGAAACCATCAAGCGCGCCGTCGAACGCCACGACTACACGCACAAGAAGCAGACCGGTGGTTCGGGTCAGTTCGCAAAGATCCAGATTGCCATCGAGCCGCTGGACACCGCCGAGGGCGAGCTGTACGAGTTCGAGAACAAGGTCACTGGTGGCCGCGTTCCCCGCGAGTACATCCCGTCTGTTGACGCGGGCATCCAGGATGCACTGAACGACGGCGTCCTGGCCGGCTACCCGGTTGTCGGCATCAAGGCCACGCTGATCGACGGCGCGTACCACGATGTTGACTCCTCGGAAATGGCGTTCAAGATCGCCGGCCGTATGGCTTTCAAGGAAGCTGCACGCAAGGCGAACCCGGTTCTGCTCGAACCGCTGATGGATGTCGAGGTCCGCACCCCTGAGGAATACATGGGTGAAGTTATCGGTGACCTCAACTCCCGCCGTGGCCAGATGCAGTCCATGGAAGATGCACAGGGCGTCAAGGTCATCCGTGCGCACGTTCCGCTGTCCGGCATGTTCGGCTACATCGGTGACCTGCGCTCGAAGACCCAGGGCCGTGCTGTGTACTCCATGACGTTCAACAGCTACGCCGAGGTCCCGAAGGCAGTTGCCGACGAGATCATCCAGAAGTCCCGCGGCGAGTAG
- the rpsG gene encoding 30S ribosomal protein S7: MPRKGPAPKRPLVSDPVYGSPLVTQLINKVLVDGKKSTAERIVYGALEGARAKSGGDPVAALKKAMDNVKPSLEVRSRRVGGATYQVPVEVKPGRSTALALRWLVGYSKARREKTMTERLQNEILDASNGLGAAVKRREDTHKMAESNKAFAHYRW, encoded by the coding sequence ATGCCTCGCAAGGGTCCGGCCCCCAAGCGGCCGCTCGTTTCGGATCCGGTATACGGTTCCCCGCTGGTAACCCAGCTCATCAACAAGGTACTCGTTGACGGCAAGAAGTCCACGGCAGAGCGCATCGTCTACGGTGCACTCGAAGGCGCACGCGCCAAGTCCGGCGGCGACCCCGTTGCAGCCCTGAAGAAGGCCATGGACAACGTCAAGCCTTCCCTTGAGGTCCGCTCCCGCCGTGTCGGTGGCGCCACCTACCAGGTTCCGGTTGAGGTCAAGCCGGGCCGCTCCACCGCACTCGCCCTGCGGTGGCTGGTTGGCTACTCCAAGGCCCGCCGCGAGAAGACGATGACCGAGCGCCTCCAGAACGAAATCCTGGACGCGTCGAACGGTCTCGGTGCCGCTGTGAAGCGTCGCGAAGACACCCACAAGATGGCCGAGTCCAACAAGGCCTTCGCACACTACCGCTGGTAA
- the rpsL gene encoding 30S ribosomal protein S12 yields MPTINQLVRKGRTPKVSKTKAPALKGSPMRRGVCTRVYTTTPKKPNSALRKVARVRLNGGVEVTAYIPGVGHNLQEHSIVLVRGGRVKDLPGVRYKIVRGALDTQGVKNRKQARSRYGAKMEKK; encoded by the coding sequence GTGCCTACGATTAACCAGCTGGTCCGTAAGGGCCGCACGCCTAAGGTCTCAAAGACCAAGGCTCCCGCGCTTAAGGGCAGCCCCATGCGCCGCGGTGTTTGCACCCGCGTCTACACCACCACCCCGAAGAAGCCGAACTCGGCTCTGCGTAAGGTGGCACGTGTGCGCCTCAACGGCGGCGTGGAAGTTACCGCCTACATCCCCGGTGTTGGCCACAACCTGCAGGAGCACTCCATTGTGCTCGTTCGCGGTGGTCGTGTTAAGGACCTCCCGGGTGTCCGCTACAAGATCGTCCGTGGCGCCCTCGATACCCAGGGTGTGAAGAACCGTAAGCAGGCCCGCAGCCGCTACGGCGCAAAGATGGAGAAGAAGTAA
- a CDS encoding DNA-directed RNA polymerase subunit beta' translates to MSSESSFGLMQIGLATAEDIRGWSYGEVKKPETINYRTLKPEKDGLFCEKIFGPSRDWECYCGKYKRVRFKGIICERCGVEVTRAKVRRERMGHIELAAPVTHIWYFKGVPSRLGYLLDLAPKDLEKVIYFAAYMITSVDEAARHEELPNLQVEHDIEKKQLIDNRDADIAAIARDLEGEIARLEGEGAKAADKKKARDSADRQMANVRKRADADIERLEQVWDRFKNLKVADLEGDEGLYRELRDRYGMYFEGSMGAEAIKKRLENFDMQAESDLLRDVIANGKGQRKTRALKRLKVVNAFLTTNNSPLGMVLDAVPVIPPELRPMVQLDGGRFATSDLNDLYRRVINRNNRLKRLLDLGAPEIIVNNEKRMLQEAVDSLFDNGRRGRPVTGPGNRPLKSLSDMLKGKQGRFRQNLLGKRVDYSGRSVIVVGPQLKLHQCGLPKQMALELFKPFVMKRLVDLNHAQNIKSAKRMVERYRPQVWDVLEEIITEHPVLLNRAPTLHRLGIQAFEPQLVEGKAIQLHPLVCGAFNADFDGDQMAVHLPLSPEAQAEARILMLSSNNILKPSDGRPVTLPSQDMIIGLYHLTTKRKGSAGEGRIFSSVSEAIMAFDARELHLNSQVKIRLEGFVPYAGWEAPEGWEPGQPALVQTSLGQVVFNQTLPEDYPWVEAVADKGELSRIVNDLAERYPKVVTAATLDNLKDAGFYWATRSGVTVAISDIEVPAAKPEILAGYEERAAKIQGQYDKGLIDDDERRQELIEIWNKATNDIASVMRESLSPMNTINRMVSSGARGNWMQVRQIAGIRGLVANPKGEIIPRPIKSSYREGLSVLEYFIATHGARKGLADTALRTANSGYLTRRLVDVSQDVIVREEDCGTERGLVTPIAVADSNGELVLDENVENSAYARTLAVDVVDSEGNVLAAAGTDCGDVVIDELFKAGITEVKVRSVLTCESSVGTCALCYGRSLATGKTVDIGEAVGIIAAQSIGEPGTQLTMRTFHTGGAVSAGGGDDITQGLPRIQELFEARTPKGVAPIAEAAGRITIEESERQMRLVITPDDGTEEIAYPVLRRSRLLIEDGDHVSVGQKLINGPVDPKQVLRIMGPRAAQKFLVDEVQGVYRSQGIGIHDKHVEVIVRQMLRRVTVIESGESDLLPGELAERSRFEDANRRVVSEGKTPASGRPELMGITKASLATESWLSAASFQETTRVLTQAAMEGKSDPLLGLKENVIIGKLIPAGTGLPRYTEVTVEPTEEAKANLFTGPSAFSDFSYDTLGGDGAPEFHAIPLDDYDLGNDFR, encoded by the coding sequence ATGTCCAGCGAATCCTCCTTCGGCCTCATGCAGATCGGCCTCGCCACCGCGGAAGACATCCGCGGCTGGTCGTACGGCGAGGTTAAGAAGCCGGAAACCATCAACTACCGCACGCTCAAGCCCGAGAAGGACGGCCTCTTCTGCGAGAAGATCTTCGGCCCGTCCCGGGACTGGGAATGCTACTGCGGCAAGTACAAGCGCGTGCGCTTCAAGGGCATCATCTGTGAGCGCTGTGGCGTTGAAGTCACCCGCGCCAAGGTCCGCCGTGAGCGCATGGGCCACATTGAACTGGCCGCCCCCGTTACGCACATCTGGTACTTCAAGGGTGTTCCGTCCCGCCTGGGCTACCTCCTTGACCTGGCCCCGAAGGACCTCGAAAAGGTCATCTACTTCGCTGCCTACATGATCACCAGCGTCGACGAAGCTGCCCGCCACGAGGAACTGCCCAACCTGCAGGTTGAGCACGACATCGAGAAGAAGCAGCTGATCGACAACCGCGACGCCGACATCGCCGCGATTGCCCGCGACCTTGAAGGCGAAATCGCACGCCTCGAGGGCGAAGGCGCCAAGGCTGCCGACAAGAAGAAGGCCCGCGACTCCGCCGACCGCCAGATGGCCAACGTGCGCAAGCGTGCCGACGCCGACATCGAGCGCCTCGAGCAGGTCTGGGACCGCTTCAAGAACCTGAAGGTCGCCGACCTCGAAGGTGACGAAGGCCTGTACCGCGAACTGCGCGACCGCTACGGCATGTACTTCGAGGGCTCCATGGGTGCCGAGGCCATCAAGAAGCGCCTCGAGAACTTCGACATGCAGGCCGAGTCCGACCTGCTGCGCGACGTCATCGCCAACGGCAAGGGCCAGCGCAAGACCCGCGCCCTCAAGCGGCTCAAGGTGGTCAACGCATTCCTGACCACCAACAACAGCCCGCTCGGCATGGTCCTCGACGCCGTCCCGGTGATCCCGCCGGAACTGCGCCCCATGGTCCAGCTGGACGGTGGCCGCTTCGCGACCTCCGACCTCAATGACCTGTACCGCCGTGTGATCAACCGCAACAACCGCCTCAAGCGCCTGCTTGACCTGGGTGCTCCGGAGATCATCGTCAACAACGAGAAGCGCATGCTTCAGGAAGCTGTTGACAGCCTCTTCGACAACGGCCGCCGCGGCCGTCCGGTCACCGGACCCGGCAACCGTCCGCTGAAGTCCCTGAGCGACATGCTCAAGGGCAAGCAGGGCCGTTTCCGCCAGAACCTCCTCGGCAAGCGCGTTGACTACTCGGGCCGTTCGGTCATCGTCGTCGGCCCGCAGCTGAAGCTGCACCAGTGCGGCCTGCCCAAGCAGATGGCCCTGGAGCTCTTCAAGCCGTTCGTGATGAAGCGCCTGGTTGACCTCAACCACGCCCAGAACATCAAGTCGGCAAAGAGGATGGTGGAGCGCTACCGCCCGCAGGTCTGGGACGTGCTCGAAGAGATCATCACCGAACACCCGGTGCTGCTCAACCGTGCACCTACCCTGCACCGCCTGGGCATCCAGGCGTTCGAGCCGCAGCTTGTTGAAGGCAAGGCAATCCAGCTGCACCCGCTGGTTTGTGGCGCGTTCAACGCCGACTTCGACGGCGACCAGATGGCAGTCCACCTGCCGCTGAGCCCCGAGGCGCAGGCTGAGGCCCGCATCCTGATGCTGTCCTCGAACAACATCCTGAAGCCCTCTGACGGACGCCCGGTCACCCTGCCTTCGCAGGATATGATCATCGGCCTCTACCACCTGACCACCAAGCGCAAGGGTTCCGCCGGCGAAGGCAGGATCTTCTCCTCCGTATCGGAAGCCATCATGGCCTTCGATGCACGCGAGCTGCACCTGAACTCGCAGGTCAAGATCCGGCTCGAAGGATTCGTCCCCTACGCCGGCTGGGAAGCCCCGGAAGGCTGGGAGCCCGGTCAGCCGGCACTCGTCCAGACCTCCCTGGGCCAGGTTGTCTTCAACCAGACCCTGCCCGAGGACTACCCGTGGGTTGAAGCCGTTGCCGACAAGGGCGAACTGTCCCGGATCGTCAACGACCTCGCCGAGCGCTACCCCAAGGTCGTCACCGCGGCAACGCTGGACAACCTGAAGGATGCCGGTTTCTACTGGGCCACCCGTTCAGGCGTCACCGTCGCCATCTCCGACATCGAGGTTCCTGCTGCCAAGCCGGAAATCCTTGCCGGGTACGAAGAACGCGCCGCCAAGATCCAGGGCCAGTACGACAAGGGCCTGATCGACGACGACGAGCGCCGCCAGGAACTGATCGAGATCTGGAACAAGGCAACCAACGACATCGCCTCCGTGATGCGTGAGAGCCTGTCCCCGATGAACACCATCAACCGCATGGTGTCCTCCGGTGCACGTGGTAACTGGATGCAGGTCCGCCAGATCGCGGGTATCCGTGGCCTGGTGGCCAACCCGAAGGGTGAGATCATCCCGCGCCCCATCAAGTCCTCCTACCGCGAGGGCCTGTCGGTGCTGGAATACTTCATCGCCACGCACGGTGCCCGTAAGGGCCTGGCAGATACCGCACTGCGTACCGCCAACTCGGGTTACCTGACCCGTCGTCTGGTGGACGTCTCGCAGGACGTCATCGTCCGTGAAGAGGACTGCGGCACCGAGCGTGGCCTGGTCACGCCCATCGCCGTCGCCGATTCCAACGGTGAGCTGGTCCTGGACGAGAACGTCGAGAACAGCGCCTACGCACGTACGCTGGCCGTCGACGTCGTGGACTCCGAGGGCAACGTCCTCGCAGCCGCCGGCACCGACTGCGGCGACGTCGTGATCGATGAGCTCTTCAAGGCAGGCATCACCGAGGTCAAGGTCCGCTCCGTACTCACCTGTGAGTCCAGCGTCGGCACCTGCGCCCTGTGCTACGGCCGCTCGCTGGCCACCGGCAAGACCGTGGACATCGGCGAGGCCGTGGGCATCATCGCCGCACAGTCCATCGGTGAGCCCGGTACCCAGCTGACCATGCGTACGTTCCACACCGGTGGTGCTGTTTCCGCCGGTGGTGGCGACGACATCACCCAGGGTCTGCCCCGTATCCAGGAGCTCTTCGAAGCCCGGACTCCGAAGGGTGTCGCCCCGATTGCTGAAGCAGCCGGCCGCATCACCATCGAAGAGTCCGAGCGCCAGATGCGCCTGGTCATCACCCCGGATGACGGAACGGAAGAGATCGCCTACCCGGTCCTCCGCCGTTCACGCCTGCTGATCGAAGACGGCGACCACGTCTCCGTGGGCCAGAAGCTGATCAACGGCCCGGTCGACCCCAAGCAGGTCCTGCGCATCATGGGCCCGCGTGCGGCACAGAAGTTCCTCGTGGACGAAGTGCAGGGCGTTTACCGCAGCCAGGGCATCGGTATCCACGACAAGCACGTCGAGGTTATCGTCCGCCAGATGCTGCGCCGCGTCACGGTCATCGAGTCCGGCGAATCGGACCTGCTGCCCGGCGAGCTCGCCGAGCGCAGCCGCTTCGAGGACGCCAACCGCCGCGTTGTGTCCGAGGGCAAGACTCCGGCTTCCGGACGTCCTGAACTCATGGGCATTACCAAGGCGTCGCTGGCCACCGAGTCCTGGCTGTCCGCAGCGTCCTTCCAGGAGACCACCCGCGTCCTGACGCAGGCGGCCATGGAAGGCAAGAGCGATCCGCTGCTCGGCCTGAAGGAAAACGTCATCATCGGTAAGCTGATCCCGGCCGGCACGGGCCTCCCGCGCTACACCGAGGTCACCGTGGAGCCCACTGAGGAAGCAAAGGCCAACCTGTTCACCGGCCCCAGCGCATTCAGTGACTTCTCGTACGACACCTTGGGCGGTGACGGAGCTCCCGAGTTCCACGCCATCCCGCTGGATGACTACGACCTGGGCAACGACTTCCGCTGA
- the rpoB gene encoding DNA-directed RNA polymerase subunit beta, translating into MVASSTSNNETANTADSTDGATRRLSFAKIHEPLDVPNLLALQTDSFDWLVGNERWQARVAKAVEENDLSVATTSGLSDIFEEISPIEDFQGTMSLSFSDPEFADPKYTMAECKDRDATYSAPLYVKAEFMNNNTGEIKQQTVFMGDFPLMTEKGTFVVNGTERVVVSQLVRSPGAYFERAADKTSDKDIFTAKIIPSRGAWFELEIDKRDQVGVRLDRKRKQSVTVLLKALGWTEGQILEEFGQYDSMRATLEKDATETREDALLDIYRKLRPGEPPTVEAAQSLLDNLYFNSKRYDLAKVGRYKINRKLGIDRSLGDKEASVLHVEDIVAMIKFLVALHAGEKTIKGTRDGQEVDLRVEIDDIDHFGNRRIRAVGELIENQVRTGLSRMERVVRERMTTQDVEAITPQTLINIRPVVAAIKEFFGTSQLSQFMDQNNPLSGLTHKRRLSALGPGGLSRDRAGMEVRDVHPSHYGRMCPIETPEGPNIGLIGSLASYGRINPFGFIETPYRLVKDGVVSDDVQYLTADDEAEVLIAQANAPLDENKKFAEETVLVRARGGGGEPVLVPAADVEFMDVSPRQMVSVATALIPFLEHDDANRALMGANMQRQAVPLVRSEAPVVGTGMERAAAVDAGDVVIAKKAGVVTEVSAELVIMLNDDGTETNYRINKFARSNQGNCYNHRVLVNEGQRLEVGGIIADGPATDQGELALGKNLLVAFMSWEGHNFEDAIILSQRIVAEDVLSSIHIEEHEIDARDTKLGAEEITRDIPNVSEEVLAGLDERGIIHIGAEVEAGDILVGKVTPKGETELTPEERLLRAIFGEKSREVRDTSLKVPHGESGTVIGVRVFDRDNDDELPPGVNQLVRVYVAAKRKITDGDKLAGRHGNKGVISKILPIEDMPFLADGTPVDIVLNPLGVPGRMNVGQVLETHLGWVAKTGWKIEGEPEWVKQLPNLPRESGPTTVATPVFDGAREEEITGLLDSTNVTRDGDRLINSSGKTRLFDGRSGEPFPDPISVGYMYILKLHHLVDDKIHARSTGPYSMITQQPLGGKAQFGGQRFGEMEVWALEAYGAAYTLQELLTIKSDDIHGRVKVYEAIVKGENIPEPGVPESFKVLIKEMQSLCLNVEVLSTDGTTIEMRDSDDAVFTAAEELGIDLSRAEPSSVEEV; encoded by the coding sequence TTGGTCGCCTCGAGCACCTCTAATAACGAAACCGCTAACACTGCCGACAGCACTGATGGTGCCACTCGCCGGCTCTCATTCGCAAAGATTCACGAACCCCTTGACGTTCCGAATCTGCTTGCCCTGCAGACGGACAGCTTTGACTGGCTGGTCGGCAATGAGCGCTGGCAGGCACGCGTGGCAAAGGCTGTCGAAGAAAACGATCTCAGCGTCGCCACCACGTCCGGCCTGTCGGACATCTTCGAAGAGATCTCCCCGATCGAGGACTTCCAGGGCACCATGTCCCTGAGCTTCTCCGATCCGGAGTTCGCTGACCCCAAGTACACCATGGCTGAGTGCAAGGACCGGGACGCAACGTACTCGGCTCCGCTGTACGTCAAGGCCGAGTTCATGAACAACAACACGGGCGAAATCAAGCAGCAGACCGTGTTCATGGGTGACTTCCCCCTGATGACCGAGAAGGGCACCTTCGTCGTCAACGGCACCGAGCGTGTCGTCGTCTCCCAGCTGGTCCGTTCGCCGGGCGCCTACTTCGAGCGCGCCGCCGACAAGACCAGCGACAAGGACATCTTCACCGCCAAGATCATCCCGTCCCGCGGTGCATGGTTCGAGCTCGAGATCGACAAGCGCGACCAGGTCGGTGTCCGCCTCGACCGCAAGCGCAAGCAGTCCGTCACGGTGCTGCTGAAGGCCCTGGGTTGGACCGAAGGCCAGATCCTCGAAGAGTTCGGCCAGTACGACTCCATGCGGGCAACCCTGGAGAAGGACGCCACCGAAACCCGCGAAGACGCCCTGCTGGACATCTACCGCAAGCTGCGCCCGGGCGAGCCGCCCACCGTCGAGGCTGCCCAGTCCCTGCTGGACAACCTGTACTTCAACTCCAAGCGCTACGATCTGGCCAAGGTTGGCCGCTACAAGATCAACCGCAAGCTTGGCATCGACCGCTCCCTTGGCGACAAGGAAGCCTCTGTCCTGCACGTTGAAGACATCGTCGCCATGATCAAGTTCCTCGTCGCGCTGCACGCCGGCGAGAAGACCATCAAGGGCACCCGCGATGGCCAGGAAGTGGACCTGCGCGTCGAGATCGACGACATCGACCACTTCGGCAACCGCCGCATCCGCGCCGTCGGCGAGCTCATCGAGAACCAGGTCCGCACCGGCCTGTCCCGCATGGAGCGCGTTGTCCGCGAGCGTATGACCACCCAGGACGTCGAGGCCATCACGCCGCAGACCCTGATCAACATCCGCCCCGTGGTTGCGGCCATCAAGGAGTTCTTCGGAACCTCCCAGCTGTCGCAGTTCATGGACCAGAACAACCCGCTCTCGGGCCTGACCCACAAGCGCCGCCTGTCGGCCCTTGGCCCCGGTGGTCTGTCCCGTGACCGCGCCGGCATGGAAGTCCGTGACGTGCACCCGTCCCACTACGGACGTATGTGCCCCATCGAAACCCCTGAAGGCCCGAACATTGGTCTGATCGGTTCGCTGGCTTCCTACGGCCGCATCAACCCGTTCGGTTTCATCGAGACCCCGTACCGCCTCGTCAAGGACGGCGTCGTCTCCGACGACGTCCAGTACCTGACGGCCGACGACGAGGCTGAGGTTCTGATCGCCCAGGCCAACGCGCCGCTGGACGAGAACAAGAAGTTCGCTGAAGAGACCGTCCTGGTCCGTGCCCGCGGTGGTGGAGGCGAGCCCGTGCTGGTTCCCGCCGCTGACGTCGAGTTCATGGACGTTTCCCCGCGCCAGATGGTGTCCGTGGCTACGGCCCTGATCCCGTTCCTGGAGCACGACGACGCCAACCGTGCACTCATGGGTGCCAACATGCAGCGCCAGGCTGTGCCGCTGGTCCGTTCCGAGGCTCCCGTGGTGGGCACCGGCATGGAGCGCGCCGCCGCCGTCGACGCCGGTGACGTTGTCATCGCCAAGAAGGCCGGTGTGGTCACCGAGGTTTCCGCCGAGCTCGTCATCATGCTCAACGACGACGGCACCGAGACCAACTACCGCATCAACAAGTTCGCCCGTTCCAACCAGGGCAACTGCTACAACCACCGCGTCCTGGTGAACGAAGGCCAGCGCCTGGAAGTTGGCGGCATCATCGCCGACGGCCCGGCTACGGACCAGGGTGAGCTCGCACTGGGCAAGAACCTGCTCGTGGCATTCATGTCATGGGAAGGCCACAACTTCGAGGACGCCATCATCCTCTCGCAGCGCATCGTTGCCGAGGACGTCCTTTCCTCCATCCACATCGAGGAGCACGAGATCGATGCCCGCGACACCAAGCTTGGTGCCGAGGAAATCACCCGTGACATCCCCAACGTGTCCGAGGAAGTCCTGGCCGGCCTGGACGAGCGCGGCATCATCCACATCGGTGCCGAGGTTGAAGCAGGGGACATCCTGGTCGGAAAGGTCACTCCGAAGGGTGAAACTGAACTGACCCCGGAAGAGCGCCTGCTGCGCGCCATCTTCGGTGAGAAGTCCCGCGAAGTCCGCGACACCTCCCTGAAGGTGCCCCACGGCGAGTCCGGAACCGTCATCGGCGTGCGCGTCTTCGACCGCGACAACGACGACGAGCTGCCCCCGGGCGTGAACCAGCTGGTCCGCGTCTACGTGGCCGCCAAGCGGAAGATCACCGACGGCGACAAGCTCGCCGGCCGCCACGGCAACAAGGGTGTTATCTCCAAGATCCTTCCGATCGAGGACATGCCCTTCCTTGCCGACGGCACCCCCGTTGACATCGTCCTGAACCCGCTGGGTGTTCCGGGCCGTATGAACGTGGGCCAGGTGCTCGAAACGCACCTCGGTTGGGTTGCCAAGACCGGTTGGAAGATCGAAGGCGAGCCCGAGTGGGTCAAGCAGCTGCCGAACCTGCCGCGCGAGAGTGGTCCCACCACTGTTGCCACGCCGGTGTTCGACGGCGCCCGCGAAGAGGAAATCACGGGCCTGCTGGATTCCACCAACGTGACCCGCGACGGTGACCGCCTGATCAACTCCTCGGGCAAGACCCGCCTGTTTGACGGCCGCTCCGGCGAGCCGTTCCCGGATCCGATCTCGGTCGGCTACATGTACATCCTGAAGCTCCACCACCTGGTGGACGACAAGATCCACGCACGCTCCACCGGCCCGTACTCCATGATCACGCAGCAGCCGCTGGGTGGTAAGGCACAGTTCGGTGGCCAGCGCTTCGGTGAAATGGAAGTGTGGGCGCTCGAAGCTTACGGCGCCGCCTACACCCTCCAGGAACTCCTCACGATCAAGTCCGATGACATCCACGGTCGTGTGAAGGTCTACGAAGCGATCGTCAAGGGCGAGAACATCCCCGAGCCGGGCGTTCCCGAATCCTTCAAGGTCTTGATCAAGGAAATGCAGTCGCTGTGCCTGAACGTGGAAGTTCTTTCCACGGACGGAACCACAATTGAAATGCGTGACTCTGATGACGCAGTCTTCACGGCTGCGGAAGAACTGGGCATCGATCTGTCTCGCGCAGAGCCCAGCTCCGTAGAAGAGGTTTAG